A genomic window from Halorubrum trapanicum includes:
- a CDS encoding glycosyltransferase family 39 protein, whose amino-acid sequence MSLLPPSVRPHRLAVRLRQRLARADRVTLAAALVAVAAGALTFAIAATVFSHHSANHDEGVYLTQAALLLGGQLEFHAGPLADAVHPWFFIEDDGRLYPKYNPVPAATFAVSMWLFDEPRVTLAAIAAGNAALVYLLGSQTFGRRAGLAASLLFAASPMAIATSSAFLPYAPTTFFNLVFAVAYLRGVRDRSLAAAGVAGVAIGIAFFSRPYTAVLFAAPFIAHALWRVGAAVRRFGAETGRSTPRAFAALGRRAVAVGRSGELPGPIRRQGLTALFGVLFVGVTFAYNARMTGSPLVFPYQEFAPMDGPGFGERRILGHSVDYTLELALESNGYALAEIATRWFVAGPLGTALAVGGVAAALWGWLAGGDPRGLLGGASAGAARVADGGDVDDSPGAPAPSDSPAFRRTAAALLAGVAGSVVVGNLYFWGTHNALADLSDPTDGLASLFGPFYHFDLLVPLAVFGGLGVAVGWRGLVAARERLAARGVSPAVTRVALAVVVASAVAVAGVAAVDAASEPIDRNAAVGEKLEAAYAPIDETTFEDGLVFLPTPYGEWQNHPFQYLRNGPGLDGDVVYALERDPVENFAVLDAYPDRTLYRYGYHGVWGVSPDARVVPKLEALDRRSGARIDAETTVGVPDRVARAQVRVDPRRGAPGGPDHVSYTVSDLGESLAVDWALTPEGARLSGAGAAAAGDGAAGNATEPVPFDPDGDVIAVTVTLVDPAGATYTYRQEVTVRVTEGDEAGADGERVEVVWPPERSTCRLVTECGNEGTYLPDEPQTHPEWVVFETDAEASD is encoded by the coding sequence GTGTCACTCCTTCCACCGTCCGTGCGGCCCCACCGACTCGCCGTCCGACTCCGCCAGCGGCTCGCCCGCGCCGACCGCGTGACGCTCGCGGCCGCGCTGGTCGCCGTCGCGGCCGGCGCCCTGACGTTCGCGATCGCCGCCACCGTCTTCTCGCACCACTCCGCGAACCACGACGAGGGCGTCTACCTCACGCAGGCCGCGCTCCTCTTAGGCGGCCAGTTGGAGTTCCACGCCGGCCCGCTCGCCGACGCCGTCCACCCGTGGTTCTTCATCGAGGACGACGGCCGGCTCTACCCGAAGTACAACCCCGTTCCCGCGGCGACGTTCGCGGTCTCGATGTGGCTGTTCGACGAGCCGCGCGTCACGCTCGCGGCGATCGCCGCGGGCAACGCCGCCCTGGTGTACCTGCTCGGCTCGCAGACGTTCGGCCGGCGGGCGGGGCTCGCCGCGAGCCTCCTGTTCGCGGCGTCGCCGATGGCGATCGCGACGTCGTCGGCGTTCCTCCCGTACGCGCCCACGACGTTCTTCAACCTGGTCTTCGCGGTCGCGTACCTCCGCGGGGTCCGCGACCGGTCGCTCGCGGCCGCCGGCGTCGCGGGCGTCGCGATCGGGATCGCGTTCTTCTCGCGGCCGTACACCGCGGTGCTGTTCGCCGCGCCGTTCATCGCCCACGCGCTGTGGCGGGTGGGGGCGGCGGTCCGCCGCTTTGGCGCCGAGACGGGGCGGTCGACGCCGCGCGCGTTCGCGGCCCTCGGCCGCCGCGCGGTCGCGGTCGGTCGGTCCGGCGAGCTCCCCGGCCCGATCCGTCGCCAGGGGTTGACGGCGCTGTTCGGCGTCCTGTTCGTCGGCGTCACGTTCGCGTACAACGCCCGGATGACGGGGTCGCCGCTCGTGTTCCCGTACCAGGAGTTCGCGCCGATGGACGGCCCGGGCTTCGGCGAGCGGCGCATCCTCGGCCACTCGGTCGACTACACGCTCGAACTGGCGCTTGAGTCGAACGGGTACGCGCTCGCCGAGATCGCGACCCGGTGGTTCGTCGCCGGCCCGCTCGGCACCGCGCTGGCGGTCGGGGGCGTCGCGGCCGCGCTCTGGGGGTGGCTCGCGGGCGGCGACCCCCGCGGCCTCCTCGGCGGAGCGTCCGCCGGCGCCGCGCGGGTCGCCGACGGCGGCGACGTCGATGACTCGCCGGGAGCGCCCGCCCCGTCCGACTCCCCCGCGTTCCGCCGGACCGCGGCCGCGCTGCTCGCCGGCGTCGCGGGCTCCGTCGTCGTCGGGAACCTGTACTTCTGGGGGACCCACAACGCGCTCGCGGACCTCTCGGACCCGACCGACGGGCTCGCGTCGCTGTTCGGCCCGTTCTACCACTTCGACCTGCTCGTCCCGCTGGCGGTGTTCGGTGGACTCGGCGTCGCCGTCGGGTGGCGGGGGCTCGTCGCGGCCCGCGAGCGGCTCGCGGCCCGGGGCGTCTCGCCCGCGGTCACCCGCGTCGCGCTCGCCGTCGTCGTCGCCAGCGCGGTCGCCGTGGCGGGCGTCGCGGCCGTCGACGCCGCCTCCGAGCCGATCGACCGGAACGCCGCGGTCGGCGAGAAGCTCGAGGCCGCGTACGCGCCGATCGACGAGACGACGTTCGAGGACGGGCTCGTGTTCCTCCCCACGCCGTACGGCGAGTGGCAGAACCACCCGTTCCAGTACCTCCGGAACGGGCCGGGGCTCGACGGCGACGTCGTGTACGCGCTCGAACGCGACCCGGTGGAGAACTTCGCCGTGTTGGACGCCTACCCCGACCGCACGCTGTACCGCTACGGCTACCACGGCGTCTGGGGCGTGAGCCCGGACGCGCGCGTCGTTCCCAAGCTTGAGGCGCTGGACCGGCGGTCGGGGGCCCGCATCGACGCGGAGACGACCGTCGGCGTCCCCGACCGCGTCGCCCGCGCGCAGGTCCGCGTCGACCCGCGTCGGGGCGCCCCGGGCGGCCCGGACCACGTCTCCTACACCGTGAGCGACCTCGGCGAGTCGCTCGCGGTCGACTGGGCGCTGACGCCCGAGGGCGCCCGGCTGTCGGGCGCGGGCGCGGCGGCCGCGGGCGACGGCGCTGCCGGAAACGCGACCGAGCCGGTCCCGTTCGACCCCGACGGCGACGTGATCGCCGTGACCGTGACGCTCGTCGACCCCGCGGGCGCGACGTACACCTACCGGCAGGAGGTCACGGTGCGGGTGACGGAGGGTGACGAGGCGGGAGCCGACGGCGAGCGCGTCGAAGTCGTCTGGCCGCCCGAGCGCTCGACCTGTCGGCTCGTGACGGAGTGCGGCAACGAGGGGACGTACCTCCCCGACGAGCCCCAGACCCACCCCGAGTGGGTCGTCTTCGAGACGGACGCCGAAGCGAGCGACTAA
- a CDS encoding dolichyl-phosphate hexose transferase, producing the protein MGTYNEEEAIATVLEDIEEVTNGKAEVVCVDGSSDRTPEIAREHGATVVEQEPQGYGVAVREAILTPDRPVVVTTDCDDTYPMEALPEFLAEINDGADVVSGDRLYHGADAMPAFNRFGNHAFAALASLLMGERVHDTTTGMRAYRRDVVEEIGWTENTGLSAELLIRPLMRGYDVRERPIRYAERLGETKLDPIGGGAAIAKSIVTVCLEEQLRRF; encoded by the coding sequence ATGGGGACGTACAACGAGGAGGAGGCCATCGCGACGGTGCTGGAGGACATCGAAGAGGTCACGAACGGGAAGGCGGAGGTCGTCTGCGTCGACGGCTCCTCCGACCGAACGCCGGAGATCGCCCGCGAGCACGGTGCGACCGTCGTCGAGCAGGAGCCGCAGGGGTACGGCGTCGCCGTGCGCGAGGCGATCTTGACGCCCGACCGCCCGGTGGTCGTCACGACCGACTGCGACGACACCTACCCGATGGAGGCGCTGCCGGAGTTCCTCGCGGAGATCAACGACGGCGCCGACGTGGTGAGCGGCGACCGGCTCTACCACGGCGCGGATGCGATGCCGGCGTTCAACCGCTTCGGCAACCACGCGTTCGCGGCGCTCGCGAGCCTGCTGATGGGCGAGCGCGTCCACGACACCACCACGGGGATGCGCGCGTACCGCCGCGACGTGGTCGAGGAGATCGGCTGGACGGAGAACACCGGCCTCTCCGCCGAACTGCTCATCCGCCCGCTGATGCGGGGCTACGACGTGCGCGAGCGGCCGATCCGCTACGCCGAGCGCCTCGGCGAGACGAAGCTCGACCCGATCGGCGGCGGCGCGGCCATCGCGAAGTCGATCGTCACCGTCTGTCTCGAAGAGCAGCTCCGACGGTTCTGA
- a CDS encoding gluconate 2-dehydrogenase subunit 3 family protein → MELTRRDAAAALAAIGATGGVALGVRRATDDRGRPGDGEADAAWDGEGAPDDEAVREAMTAAARVLYPEEVSGIDAFVDRFLDGRLDGSAHAEGVRAAVAEVESAARSWYDAPVAELSAAERDDLLRELGADTAEEDPGGTAAERVRFFVVNELLLALYSSPTGGELVGIENPQGYAGGAESYQEGPR, encoded by the coding sequence ATGGAACTGACGCGACGCGACGCGGCGGCCGCGCTGGCCGCGATCGGCGCGACCGGCGGGGTCGCGCTCGGCGTCCGTCGGGCGACCGACGATCGGGGCCGACCGGGAGACGGCGAGGCCGACGCGGCGTGGGACGGCGAGGGCGCCCCGGACGACGAGGCGGTCCGTGAGGCGATGACCGCGGCCGCGCGGGTCCTCTACCCGGAGGAGGTCTCCGGGATCGACGCGTTCGTCGACCGCTTCCTCGACGGGCGCCTCGACGGGTCGGCGCACGCCGAGGGCGTCCGCGCCGCCGTCGCCGAGGTCGAGTCGGCGGCCCGGTCGTGGTACGACGCGCCAGTCGCCGAACTCTCGGCGGCCGAGCGCGACGACCTGCTCCGCGAGCTCGGCGCGGACACGGCCGAGGAGGACCCCGGAGGGACGGCCGCGGAGCGCGTCCGCTTCTTCGTCGTCAACGAGCTGCTGCTCGCGCTGTACTCGTCGCCGACGGGCGGCGAGCTCGTCGGCATCGAGAACCCGCAGGGGTATGCCGGCGGCGCGGAGAGCTACCAGGAGGGGCCGCGATGA
- a CDS encoding iron ABC transporter permease encodes MTLRTRIRDRLTDGDDKLPIGLTLLCAAIAGTLVFPLTWLVIRAAAVDRQRAMDLVFSAGTAEVLVNSLVLMAGVTAASILIGVPLAYLTARTDLPFPRFWSVAAALPLVVPSYVGAFSFVSAFGPQGAFHNVLAPLGVERVPNIYGLSGTIFVITLYTYPYVYLTTRAALLSFDTTMLEAARTLNHGRLAAFRRVTLPTIRPAIAAGALLSALYAVSDFGTPSIMQLPVFTRQIYVEYNSFGSDYAALLSLQLLVVVILVLALEWAVRSDRNTSGDDAGRTDDRVSLGRLRWPATLLPAAVSGTALLVPLWILGLWLLRAESGRRPSLAFEPIMVLNSVSVSAAAAVAAALAAIPVAYFAANHDSPFAVIFERATYVGFAVPGIVLALALVYFGSGYAPWLYQTLPLLVFAYVVRFLPQAVGSTRTSILQIDRRLVEAARTLGESSTGAFRRVTFPLTRSGIVAGAALVFLTTMKELPVTLVLRPTGFDTIVTQIWRAQQNAFYQYAVVPTLILLLISGLSMVVLLTQEGGEEGL; translated from the coding sequence ATGACCCTGCGAACCCGGATCCGCGACCGGCTGACCGACGGCGACGACAAGCTCCCGATCGGGCTCACGCTGCTGTGCGCGGCGATCGCCGGCACGCTCGTGTTCCCCCTGACGTGGCTCGTGATCAGGGCGGCGGCCGTCGACCGGCAGCGGGCGATGGACCTCGTGTTCAGCGCCGGCACCGCCGAGGTGCTCGTCAACAGCCTCGTGCTGATGGCGGGCGTCACCGCCGCCTCGATCCTCATCGGCGTGCCGCTCGCGTACCTCACCGCCCGGACCGACCTCCCGTTCCCCCGCTTCTGGTCCGTCGCGGCCGCGCTCCCGCTCGTCGTGCCGAGCTACGTCGGCGCCTTCTCGTTCGTCTCCGCGTTCGGCCCGCAGGGGGCGTTCCACAACGTCCTCGCGCCGCTGGGTGTCGAGCGGGTGCCCAACATCTACGGCCTCTCCGGAACGATTTTCGTGATCACGCTGTACACCTACCCCTACGTCTACCTCACCACCCGGGCCGCGCTGCTGTCGTTCGACACGACGATGCTGGAGGCCGCCCGGACGCTCAACCACGGCCGGCTCGCGGCGTTCCGCCGGGTGACGCTCCCGACGATCCGGCCCGCGATCGCCGCCGGGGCGCTGCTCTCGGCGCTGTACGCCGTCTCCGACTTCGGGACGCCCTCGATCATGCAGCTCCCGGTGTTCACCCGACAGATCTACGTGGAGTACAACTCCTTCGGCAGCGACTACGCCGCGCTGCTTTCCCTCCAGCTGCTCGTCGTGGTCATCCTCGTGCTCGCCCTGGAGTGGGCCGTCCGCTCGGACCGGAACACGAGCGGCGACGACGCGGGGCGGACGGACGACCGGGTGTCGCTCGGCCGCCTGCGCTGGCCCGCGACGCTGCTGCCGGCCGCGGTGTCCGGCACCGCGCTGCTCGTCCCCCTGTGGATCCTCGGGCTGTGGCTGCTCCGGGCCGAATCCGGGCGCCGCCCCTCGCTGGCGTTCGAGCCGATCATGGTGCTCAACTCCGTGTCGGTCTCCGCGGCGGCGGCCGTCGCCGCCGCGCTCGCCGCGATCCCGGTCGCGTACTTCGCCGCGAACCACGACTCGCCGTTCGCGGTGATCTTCGAGCGGGCGACGTACGTCGGCTTCGCGGTGCCCGGCATCGTGTTGGCGCTCGCGTTGGTGTACTTCGGCTCCGGCTACGCGCCGTGGCTCTACCAGACGCTCCCGCTCCTCGTGTTCGCGTACGTCGTCCGCTTCCTCCCCCAGGCGGTCGGGTCGACGCGGACCTCCATCCTCCAGATCGACCGGCGGCTCGTCGAGGCCGCGCGCACCCTCGGTGAGTCGTCGACCGGCGCGTTCAGGCGCGTCACGTTCCCGCTCACGCGCTCCGGCATCGTCGCCGGCGCCGCGCTCGTGTTCCTCACGACGATGAAGGAACTGCCCGTCACGCTCGTGCTCCGCCCGACCGGGTTCGACACGATCGTCACGCAGATCTGGCGCGCGCAGCAGAACGCGTTCTACCAGTACGCGGTCGTCCCCACGCTCATTCTGCTCCTCATCTCCGGGCTCTCGATGGTCGTCCTCCTCACGCAGGAGGGCGGCGAAGAGGGACTGTGA
- a CDS encoding sulfite exporter TauE/SafE family protein produces MLGSLLSGPGFLGTSPEMLALFVGFGLVVGVLFGFFGMGGSFLVTPALLMLDYSAPVAVGSGMAFVFGTAVIATLKHHDLGQVDYKLGAIMITGTTIGIEAGRASVYYLESMGLAGGVISVAYVVLLGGVGAMVTRDALKGDGGGGIDHEATDRDLDEYEIPEIAKKIQRTVRIPPMVTLRGDVRVSAWVITAVAFATGVLSGFLGVGGGFIRMPAMIYAIGVPVPVAVGTDLFEIVFSGGLGSYLYGQGGGVNLGIVAPLLFGSALGARIGSAATAVVDSDEIKVYFGGMLLVGSIAVGIGEIGSYLGNSTLELLGLVLVIGAAVVVAAAVLYTTVTSLRVTRQQQTSTAD; encoded by the coding sequence GTGCTCGGTAGCCTTCTCAGCGGGCCCGGCTTCCTGGGGACGAGCCCCGAGATGCTCGCCCTGTTCGTCGGATTCGGCCTCGTCGTCGGCGTCCTGTTCGGGTTCTTCGGCATGGGCGGGTCGTTCCTCGTCACCCCCGCCCTGCTCATGCTAGACTACTCCGCCCCCGTCGCGGTCGGCAGCGGGATGGCGTTCGTCTTCGGGACGGCCGTGATCGCGACGCTGAAACACCACGACCTCGGGCAGGTGGACTACAAGCTCGGCGCGATCATGATCACGGGGACGACGATCGGAATCGAGGCCGGGCGCGCCAGCGTCTACTACCTCGAATCGATGGGGCTCGCCGGCGGCGTCATCAGCGTCGCCTACGTCGTCCTGCTCGGCGGCGTCGGGGCGATGGTCACCCGCGACGCCCTCAAGGGCGACGGCGGGGGCGGAATCGACCACGAGGCGACCGACAGGGACCTCGACGAGTACGAGATCCCCGAGATCGCCAAGAAAATCCAGCGGACCGTTCGCATTCCGCCGATGGTGACGCTCCGCGGCGACGTCCGCGTCTCCGCGTGGGTGATCACGGCCGTCGCCTTCGCGACCGGCGTCCTGTCCGGCTTCCTCGGCGTCGGCGGCGGCTTCATCCGGATGCCAGCGATGATCTACGCGATCGGCGTCCCGGTGCCCGTCGCGGTCGGCACGGACCTCTTCGAGATCGTCTTCTCCGGCGGGCTCGGGAGCTACCTCTACGGGCAGGGCGGCGGCGTGAACCTCGGTATCGTCGCCCCGCTGCTGTTCGGGAGCGCGCTGGGCGCGCGCATCGGCTCCGCCGCGACCGCGGTCGTCGATTCCGACGAGATCAAGGTGTACTTCGGCGGGATGCTGCTGGTCGGCTCCATCGCCGTGGGTATCGGCGAAATAGGGTCCTACCTCGGCAACTCGACGCTTGAGCTGCTCGGACTGGTACTCGTCATCGGCGCGGCGGTCGTCGTCGCGGCCGCGGTCCTCTACACGACGGTCACTTCGCTCCGCGTGACGCGGCAACAGCAGACGTCGACCGCCGACTGA
- a CDS encoding alpha-1 4-glucan-protein synthase, whose protein sequence is MPTTAQRPDDSDICVIVPTIREYECLRVYVANAREHGFDVSRLHFLLVTEDFCETDEMRAMLDDLDVSGEVFDGTRREEWYEANGVAEYDHVVPAASHAETSFGLLYMWADDSFEYGVFIDDDTLPHDDVDYFGRHMENLAFDGEIERVRSDEDWVNVLYDDADEHGLYPRGYPYSAMDETVETDAVDVEGGEVVASQGLWTNVPDLDAVRILMDGDLEGQAQTRTTADDFGEDFVAARGNYLTVCSMNLAFRREVIPAFYQLPMDDNEWDVGRFDDIWSGLFLKRACDVLGKRIYNGDPLCEHNKAPRSTFDDLANEVAGLELNEHVWEVIDGAGADADSYEAVFDEMADALAEGDFSEWNNGAFLNHCGEYMRDWLDCLDGIRRTPAPADD, encoded by the coding sequence ATGCCGACCACCGCCCAGCGTCCCGACGACTCGGACATCTGCGTGATCGTCCCGACGATACGGGAGTACGAGTGTCTCCGCGTGTACGTCGCGAACGCCCGCGAACACGGGTTCGACGTCTCGCGGCTCCACTTCCTCTTAGTCACCGAGGACTTCTGCGAGACCGACGAGATGCGCGCCATGCTCGACGACCTCGACGTCTCCGGCGAGGTGTTCGACGGCACCCGCCGCGAGGAGTGGTACGAGGCCAACGGCGTCGCGGAGTACGACCACGTCGTCCCGGCCGCGAGCCACGCCGAGACGAGCTTCGGCCTGCTGTACATGTGGGCCGACGACTCCTTCGAGTACGGCGTGTTCATCGACGACGACACGCTCCCGCACGACGACGTCGACTACTTCGGGCGCCACATGGAGAACCTCGCGTTCGACGGCGAGATCGAGCGCGTGCGCTCCGACGAGGACTGGGTGAACGTCCTCTACGACGACGCCGACGAGCACGGGCTCTACCCCCGCGGCTACCCGTACTCGGCGATGGACGAGACGGTCGAGACGGACGCGGTCGACGTCGAGGGCGGCGAGGTCGTCGCCTCGCAGGGGCTGTGGACGAACGTCCCCGACCTCGACGCGGTGCGGATCCTGATGGACGGTGACCTGGAGGGGCAGGCGCAGACCCGCACGACCGCCGACGACTTCGGCGAGGACTTCGTCGCCGCGCGCGGCAACTACCTCACCGTCTGCTCGATGAACCTCGCGTTCCGCCGCGAGGTGATCCCGGCGTTCTACCAGCTCCCGATGGACGACAACGAGTGGGACGTGGGCCGGTTCGACGACATCTGGTCGGGCCTCTTCTTAAAACGCGCCTGCGACGTGCTCGGCAAGCGGATCTACAACGGCGACCCGCTGTGCGAACACAACAAGGCCCCGCGGTCGACGTTCGACGACCTCGCGAACGAGGTCGCCGGGCTGGAGCTGAACGAGCACGTCTGGGAGGTCATCGACGGCGCGGGCGCGGACGCCGACTCGTACGAGGCGGTCTTCGACGAGATGGCCGACGCGCTCGCGGAGGGCGACTTCTCCGAGTGGAACAACGGCGCGTTCCTCAACCACTGCGGCGAGTACATGCGCGACTGGCTCGACTGCCTCGACGGGATCCGGCGGACGCCGGCGCCCGCGGACGACTGA
- a CDS encoding extracellular solute-binding protein: MTNHESDGHDGRDVRRRKFIAAAGAVGVAGIAGCNGTGDEGDGGDGSDGGSAVGQIGSGRAGRGLPGGTPMAEMPALEGELTVYSGRGEFLVGELVGYIDDLYDDLDLTVRYGGSTDLVNQIINEGEGSPADVFYSVNSGALGALADQGRTQELPSEVTDKVREEFRTEQWIGTSGRARTVPYNTDEYSESEMLDDIMAYPEEFEGDLGWAPSYGSAQAFITAMRILEGEEATRDWLEAMVERGASTYPDEFVTCQAIADGEIDAAFTNHYYIQRVIDGNPEAPIATSFTEGDAGAVFNVAGAAVVDTADDDDLAANFVRHLLSAEAQDYFARSTFEYPLIPEVEPIGNLPPIDELDVPDLDLTQLSNLEPTIDLMRDAGVQI; this comes from the coding sequence ATGACGAACCACGAATCCGACGGACACGACGGACGCGACGTTCGACGACGAAAGTTCATCGCGGCCGCCGGCGCGGTCGGCGTGGCGGGGATCGCCGGCTGTAACGGGACCGGCGACGAGGGCGACGGCGGCGACGGGAGCGACGGCGGGTCCGCGGTCGGCCAGATCGGGTCCGGCCGCGCGGGCCGCGGGCTCCCGGGCGGCACGCCGATGGCCGAGATGCCGGCGCTGGAGGGCGAGCTCACCGTCTACTCCGGCCGCGGCGAGTTCCTCGTCGGCGAGCTCGTCGGCTACATCGACGACCTGTACGACGACCTCGACCTCACCGTCCGGTACGGCGGCTCGACCGACCTCGTGAACCAGATCATCAACGAGGGCGAGGGGTCGCCCGCGGACGTGTTCTACTCTGTCAACTCCGGCGCGCTCGGCGCGCTCGCGGACCAGGGGCGCACGCAGGAGCTCCCGTCCGAGGTGACCGACAAGGTGCGCGAGGAGTTCCGGACCGAGCAGTGGATCGGCACCTCCGGGCGCGCCCGGACGGTCCCGTACAACACCGACGAGTACTCGGAAAGCGAGATGCTCGACGACATCATGGCGTACCCCGAGGAGTTCGAGGGCGACCTGGGCTGGGCGCCGTCGTACGGCTCCGCGCAGGCGTTCATCACCGCGATGCGCATCCTCGAGGGCGAGGAGGCCACCCGCGACTGGCTCGAGGCGATGGTCGAGCGCGGCGCCTCGACGTACCCCGACGAGTTCGTCACCTGTCAGGCGATCGCCGACGGCGAGATCGACGCCGCGTTCACGAACCACTACTACATCCAGCGCGTGATCGACGGGAACCCGGAGGCGCCGATCGCCACCTCGTTCACCGAGGGCGACGCGGGCGCGGTGTTCAACGTCGCCGGCGCCGCGGTCGTCGACACCGCCGACGACGACGACCTCGCGGCCAACTTCGTCCGGCACCTGCTGTCGGCCGAGGCGCAGGACTACTTCGCGCGCTCCACCTTCGAGTACCCGCTGATCCCGGAGGTCGAGCCGATCGGCAACCTCCCGCCGATCGACGAGCTCGACGTCCCGGACCTCGACCTGACGCAGCTGTCGAACCTCGAACCGACGATCGACCTCATGCGCGACGCCGGCGTCCAGATCTGA
- a CDS encoding GMC family oxidoreductase → MSGAESVGDGRSGAEGGAGEEVDRTPVPDADVCVVGAGPAGALVADRLAGDRDVVVLDAGPRFDPADRLARQERAIRPFYGRPDVWGVGGARDAHENAGDWFYPLNHARVKGVGGSTLHWQGMVMRLHEDDFNSGTERGVGPDWPIDYADLRPYYAEAEKELGVAGASDNPYAPPREEPHPMPAFEPSYSDSLFAEACEELGIDMHSVPNARNSEPYDDRSPCVGYGTCQPVCPSGAKYDATVHVERAEEKGATVVDRAPVERLEHDGDDRVTAAVYATPDGERHRQEADAFVVAAGGVETPRLLLLSASDRYPDGLANGSGHVGEFFMDHLFAGAGGTLDEETRQNHVGFYTSACDQFYDEADAEQAPFKLEFFNYAGPSPVEMALTGDDWGDPLLERLRDGYGNHIAMGGLVEQAPRADSRITLADDRTDDRGNPVPQMEWTVGDRALDTIERANEIQVEILEELGADVEWVAGPDATGPAYHHMGTTRMSDDPDSGVVDADCRTHDLDNCWIASSSVFPTSGAMNPTLTIAALALRVADDVDARLSEGT, encoded by the coding sequence ATGAGCGGCGCCGAGAGCGTCGGCGACGGGCGGTCGGGGGCTGAGGGAGGCGCCGGCGAGGAGGTCGACCGCACTCCGGTCCCCGACGCCGACGTCTGCGTTGTGGGCGCCGGTCCCGCGGGCGCGCTCGTCGCCGACCGGCTCGCGGGCGACCGCGACGTGGTGGTCCTCGACGCCGGGCCGCGGTTCGACCCCGCCGACCGCCTCGCCAGACAGGAGCGGGCGATTCGGCCGTTCTACGGCCGGCCGGACGTGTGGGGCGTCGGCGGCGCGCGCGACGCCCACGAGAACGCCGGCGACTGGTTCTACCCGCTCAACCACGCCCGCGTGAAGGGGGTCGGCGGGTCGACGCTCCACTGGCAGGGGATGGTGATGCGGCTCCACGAGGACGACTTCAACTCCGGCACGGAGCGCGGCGTCGGCCCGGACTGGCCCATCGACTACGCCGACCTCCGGCCGTACTACGCCGAGGCGGAGAAGGAGCTGGGCGTCGCGGGCGCCTCCGACAACCCCTACGCGCCGCCGCGCGAGGAGCCGCACCCGATGCCGGCGTTCGAGCCCTCCTACAGCGACTCGCTGTTCGCCGAGGCCTGCGAGGAGCTGGGGATCGACATGCACTCGGTGCCGAACGCGCGCAACTCCGAGCCGTACGACGACCGGTCGCCCTGCGTCGGCTACGGCACCTGCCAGCCGGTCTGCCCGAGCGGCGCGAAGTACGACGCGACGGTCCACGTCGAGCGCGCGGAGGAGAAGGGCGCGACCGTGGTCGACCGCGCGCCGGTCGAGCGGCTGGAACACGACGGCGACGACCGGGTGACGGCCGCCGTCTACGCGACGCCGGACGGGGAGCGCCACCGACAGGAGGCGGACGCGTTCGTCGTCGCCGCCGGGGGCGTGGAGACGCCGCGGCTCCTCCTTTTGTCCGCCTCCGACCGCTACCCCGACGGGCTCGCGAACGGGAGCGGCCACGTCGGCGAGTTCTTCATGGACCACCTGTTCGCGGGCGCGGGCGGCACGCTCGACGAGGAGACGAGACAGAACCACGTCGGCTTCTACACCAGCGCCTGCGACCAGTTCTACGACGAGGCCGACGCCGAGCAGGCGCCGTTCAAGCTGGAGTTCTTCAACTACGCCGGCCCCTCGCCGGTGGAGATGGCGCTCACGGGCGACGACTGGGGCGACCCGCTCCTAGAGCGGCTCCGCGACGGGTACGGGAACCACATTGCGATGGGCGGGCTCGTCGAGCAGGCGCCGCGGGCCGACAGCCGGATCACCCTCGCCGACGACCGCACCGACGACCGCGGCAACCCCGTGCCGCAGATGGAGTGGACCGTCGGCGACCGCGCACTCGACACGATCGAGCGGGCGAACGAGATCCAGGTCGAGATCTTAGAGGAGCTCGGCGCCGACGTCGAGTGGGTCGCCGGCCCGGACGCGACGGGGCCCGCCTACCACCATATGGGGACGACGCGCATGAGCGACGACCCCGATTCGGGCGTCGTCGACGCCGACTGTCGGACCCACGACCTCGACAACTGCTGGATCGCCTCCAGCTCCGTCTTCCCCACGAGCGGCGCGATGAACCCGACGCTCACCATCGCCGCGCTCGCGCTCCGCGTCGCCGACGACGTGGACGCCCGCCTCTCGGAGGGGACCTGA